A region of the Silene latifolia isolate original U9 population chromosome 9, ASM4854445v1, whole genome shotgun sequence genome:
gTAGATTATTGtatagtctttaatactatttttatttttatataggatcgtggacataagtataacaagagaCGGATCAAATTCTTATAGtagtaataaggaacttaaaaaattttatgaacaattcggatttagggaatatagttttttagattattgagatattgaaataaaaatttaattcgtaatacatggagtagataccgaccataccgttgaatcgtatctaatgtttttctatcgatataataaatgtttttcggatgtaaataatatttgaagcatgcacatggtgataagacttcaaagatatttcattgggagggttgatggagatgtctggaaataatttggagatgactatactgaggtgttgcgtttacaaccttataaggcgttattgaagatttttccatacggaatttattatatacagatggtttcaacttttaatatttaaaaaactcactttattatattgggaagtaaaacacacgtatatataatgagtcgtctttgtcattgctcTGTTGTgaagtttctcaaaattagtagctacTAGATTGTAACTTGCAGGATTcgatttacaaaaataaaccaaagttgtcaaagaaataaggtattaactaactaatttctatgtatttcaagactgtatatttttaaatggatcaacaactaatttctcgaacaaatattaacaatacaataaaaatatcaaaactaaaacagataaacccgtgaatttcacgagtCACAAACCTTCGTTCATATTGAATAACCGACTTTATAACATACAATCATCCGAAATTCCATGAATTGACATCAGGCCTACCATCTTAAATCGCATCATGAATTGTAGCAGTATAAGATCTTGGTTTAGTTTCAAAATGAGACAACTTCTTAATTGCTCCACTTTTCAAAGGTCATTAGCAATTAATACACTTTTTTGTACTAATCTCTATACTAATTATTTTTTCTctcttatatttatttttgtttcttaTTTATTTTATCCATCTATTATTTCCTTTCTCTAACAAAAAAAATCGTTTCTCTCACTTAAAAAAATcggtatttttttttcaaatccaaTAAtccatatttatttataaaatctCATACTATATTTCTATTTTTTCGACACCACCATCATCTTTCAAATATGAGTTATAGTCAATCTTGTTCTTGCGATTCACATTGTTCTCATGACTTGGTTCCAATCCGTCAATTCGTGAAGAAAAATGGACCTAACAAAGGGAGTTTTTTTTATCGTTGTCTCTTATGGAAGATATATTTATGTTTATAGctctaattaatttaattagtagAATATCTATGTTTATAGCTCTAATTAATTTTGAATGCATCATTAGACGGAAGATTGTGGTTACTTCATATGGGATGAAAGCATGGAGGTTGATTGTAACATGAACAGGTTGATTGGTCTAAACAACTCTCTGGAGGATAGGTTATGCCAATTGAAGTAgcaaaatattaaatttaaatctcagaagtgtggacatgggccacccgcgccgcgcatGAAAGGTTTGAATAAGCCTACATTTATGGAGTCATCactaatttttatggaaaattggaaccgttcgaatacctcatgtcatgtcaagacaaaaagtggtgacatgaacactaagaactcgttacccttagcattctatgtctagaatgactctcgtggatgtcaatgaacacttATGTTCACAGAgttctggagtaaggggtgagggtgttggaatatgtgtcctccgacaataatgcgatcacaactgtcgataataatgatcacatgtttaagtctcattttaagaatacaattgggaagtaatattttactgtcaactggtccacacatatcggtaatgattggctgactagagtttgacattactgtcatgcgacggtggtgatcagttgatccccttaggtcatacctaaagggtaacactcttaattgattatttaattgatcgtatgacgatacaagttaattaaattacttaaaattgacggacgattttggaagtaatatttacgtgtctcattataatttgattaaacaagatacggtctaagtgaccGAATTGTTATATTACTtaaatgaaattattgtttaaggaaacaatagcatttgaatgaataatttattataaatacaagatgttgtgatttataattggtaaattattttgttacaagtaattatgaattactaagtcgattttgtatatgacgtatttttattaatgcgttgatttttaatatgttaaaaatacataacaattttacatgacatgtgacaagtgacaaattgacaaattgacaaagataaaatggaatccattttatcttaatatggaccgaaataatggggtgatttaggattaatattatgttgatttattaagtggaaaacataatcattcttcctaaacctagacatgcaaacctagtgcctcttgtgaagagcacattgctcatgcattggccctcttaacccctccccctacccggttttatgaagagaaaaccatgggtttttctcaataatttttaccatatacactacttgaatactagtgtattattcattcaatcaTCCATCaaaaatagagtttttagagagataaaaattcttcttccttctctttctcttaaccgaaatgaAGAGAACAAAGTaaagatttttgggtcaattttatttaaattaatattgttctagtattaataatattaattttattaagtagtcatcttgggtattattccttgggagggattctatacttgaatccttgttcatccattttaggaagctcaagaacaagtgagtaggtgaactcacttgtgcccaataatccgaaatcttcaatgtaagatgatgatttcttccttattcttattattgtttacatgcataagatcaacatttaattttatgactaaattaatttgaaacatatatgaatatgttaagtaatgagatatagatttctaacagaggGTGCGTATTAGGAAgatctttaatcgaacacctaatcctgcccacctcgatagcagcctctactaatgattagggaaatcgttcatatttgatatgttgtcgatataatgcatgcaatacaacaaacaacagattaatcctagcatgtgagattaaactaagtcggtaaacacgcaATTTAGcgaacaattgggtcgaagttgatgGTTAGGttgaattacatgtgaaggccACACAATTAAATCATATATAATAGATAATTAAATGTACTATAATAAATTAAAAGGATTAAAATTACAAGGATTACAAGGTTTAATTGATCTACGTCAAAGGCACGCTCAAAACGAAATTTtggagaagaaaataaaagaagaattaaaaataaaaggtGAAAActacgtcagattagaggtggTAATATGATTAGTAGTTGATTTAAtacgtaattaggagctacgttaAAGCGAGaaagaagttcagggacagatGCCAGCCcaaaacaggcgcagcatctgttgcgtcccttggaagaggcgcagctccttctgcgtctgttcttgagctggactctgtctgtgaagtcagaatcgtaGAATGTTAATGTTCATTGAtaaatttaagatcgattattgatatacGACTCAAGTAGAAGTAATTAAATTGATTACATGCATCTGGAACCGTCATGAAACGAACTAAAGGTGAGAATTTACAGCGATTTACATAATTAGTATTAATATAATGTTTGATTTATAAAGATCGAAACTTGAACTTGAAAATGGAACTAGATTTGATGaactgaaatcaaataaagaaaactaTGTACAAAAGTCGAACTCTTAAGACTCGATATAGGAAAATCGAAcctttaaaatccgggtttgaataagatgatgaaaacccgcaaatattgaattataagggatttatgtcgaattAAGCGTTATAATTAAAAAGGACTAATTAAAAGGATGTTTATATActgaaacgaaaaaaagaaatgaaagaataagagaaaagggaaaattgcagaaagtcgaggaagaagaagaaaagcaggagcaggagcagcggcaggctcaggaagaggcgcagcatatgcTGCGATTCTTCGCAGAGGCGTAGTTGCttttgcgtttcttctcgacgtcagacctcCCCTAAATTTGTGAATACGGTTTGAAAAATAGTTTtttagacggttttgagcgtgcttttgatataaaccttacattaatgatacaaaataaaaagtacaataaataaaagtgggatttacacctcatacttacatgtttgacgaaacgagattgactaagttatcgtttagtgattgctagACTCGAAtaatgcgtggaaagtgcccttgttaaaggatttagattaattgattagattgattaatgTGGAGtaggtcaaattggtcggtctatgcaacgtgactgggactcagaatatTTGGGCTTACGtgatcgattgatcaagcacgtaggcgtcgaaagcgaagagtgtggtctagaatgcaaagagagataaagaaggggcggaacactcgcgtgccaaatatggaggccgaaggtctctatttatactaaacacacgaaggagtttaggTATGGCACGGATACGAAAACAAATCACGTAAAGATTCTGGAAAGCATGGAAagaggctggggaagaggcgcaacaggcacTACGACCTTTGGAAGAAGTGCAACACCTACTACaccatttccccagaggtttcctcctctgcAAGCAAGATTTCCgcattttattatggaatttcggtagatctatAGTTCCTTATTCCACAAAACACAATATACGGGAGATATTTCAGTAAAAATATTTAATTTAGTAAGGAATTATATATCCAGAGAATTCCAGAACACTCcgaaatattccgactcggcatttaaactgTAGAAAATGAAGATGatttttgacccgaactccaaatgaactctaattactgtcaaaacgaccgtaccggtacgtagatgacgaccatgatgTTGAATCAAGTGTTttagctatcacttgtcgatgaacttatgaATTCTCATAAATCGCTCTGCATAtcaaacatgcgacccaatcatcactgggtggttggcgggagatgctgaaatgaggtatctaaagagcccccactttgactgaggcttggacaaggcaaaagtcaaagtatagccatcgggtcaatcgaagattacaacctgacaactatggcgacgcgaggcggctcaaagggtctgggccaaggacctgtcgtcgggaacattttagaatcTGTCGACTATCGCCATAAGAAAAAACCGTACCTGGGAAATCTGCTTGTGTcggtcctcaagcaaactctcactgggaacatattgacgattaggaacatcttgatcgtcatggaagaaatcttgagtgagcaatactgcaaaaatACCGTTGCGGAGAAcatatatattgacgactaggaacatcttgaccATCATGGGGAAGAAACCTTGAGCAATACTACAAAATACTGCTGCGTTGGGGatatatattgacgattaggaacatcttgatcgtcatggaagaaaccttgagtAATACTGCAAAATACAGCTGCGGAGAAcatatatattgacgactagAAACATCTTGACCGTCATGGGGAAAAAATCTTGAGCAAGCAATATTGCAAAATACTGCTGAGGAAGATATAACGAttattaggaacatcttgatcgtcatagAAGAAACCTtcagcaatactgcaaaatactgttgcGATGGGGacatatattgacgattaggaacatcttgattgtCATGGAAGAAACTTTGAGCAATattgcaaaatactgctgcgctagggacatatattgacgattaggaacatcttgatcgtcatggaagaaaccttgagcaatactgcaaaatactgatGCGCTGAAaatgaagacttgggtgaagtccccagttggagcgagcactgcttcttaTACTCAtttgcatggttagtagccacacaagaatgcaatctaataggcAAATAGCACATGTGGAAACAATTAGTACGTGAACCTTGAATGAGGaagcacataggttttgcaaaaaaACATTCTTTacaaaagttgtttaaaacttgctcaaagaaatttgtcgtgtGTAATGCGTTATGAATATTCAGTGGGCTTTAGACACACGACTGATGCAAACACCGACCTTATAGGGATGCGAAATGTAGACTTAATATAGACATATGACCGAAAGAGGCGACATGAGGATGACTCTGACATACTTTGTCTAagcatgcgcaacccctagccaagtatggGTGACAACATGTATCATTTCCCAAGGTAGAAGAATTATAAGAATGATTTGTACATATAAAGTCGAGGCATGAGCCGTGGATCAGTTGTCTACTTGGACACCCTTTGTCACTGCTTGCTATAAAAGAGACCCCTTCTGAGGCACGATAACCTGGAaattgatctaagacctttgtcattgtccggaccaagCACTATCTTGACTTTTgtgagaaagaataaatgaaggGTGGCATCTCAGAAGAGAATCCcctaggatgagaagatgactctgaaatttggtaaaaaggagattGGGCGACAAGAatgagcccccagtaaagaggtagaaatggaaattgtggttggaaggttaTTAAATGGAAAGGGATGGGTTTAAAATGGGAGTCGatatttgaggttgaaattttataattgggatggttgtgttcatgaggactgcctacatattcacgtggagtgaaatcaaaccatatcgtagttcagaggtttggttaattttgtttgggtgttgcagttgtatccttcttgtgtaagaaatggctgcctacgtatctacctgaaaaggtgaaatcaaaccatattCGTAGTTCAGAGGTGTGCCTAAGCTATATCgtcagggccttaaagtgcatgggtcaggagaatatattcctttggtgactcgaaaaattgatttgagataacccCCTCTgttcatagaccaaagaggtataattaaaaaaaaatccttgtcgtgtgagcacacttAAAAGTGAACCCTAAGGGTGAGTTGGGCATAtcccgtcctaggtagcaaagtatttgaagactccgtgtatgggtcaaggtgaaactggattgggtATTTGGGATGTGGGGCTCGAatataagaggctttgatgagcaaatctctagagcttgattttgtggagttaaggctcgatggggattatggcttggaaatggaatCTCCTGACTTGATATAGCTTGAGCACATAAAGgcaggttaaaatgacgtgggctcaagtttccatgtcttggctctaaggatgggtatactcgacgagcttgagaggattctcaaaattcctaactatctccctgtgaCGGTCTTAAGAAGGACTTAGGGCGTGTGATGGGCTAAGTGAGGGTgttagctgaccatcttcatcgatgtcttgattctatatagacttcagcattattccgttcagcatttgatttcatactcgttcttaattaggactcagattcttggtctggaatatatctcggcttttgctcagattcttgattcgggtttttgaagataactttgactttggatattgacttgcttATTGATTGTGCCTTGACTCTTTTGACTTGGATTACAGGCATAACTGCgaccttggatattgatcttagtcatttctcttgattgagcctttgtctttgatgaTGGCTCGTATTGTCTTGAATTtccttgctaccatggatttgggttagtgtaataccccgtaatttagtgaagtttatataactaatttacgtaattcaaataattaattaaaaggcaTTTATATTAAAGACGATAATTAATTATAAAATAATAGGAGAGTCGGGGATTGGATATTGGGCCGTGAGATTGGTCGTGTATGGGTATGTTAGGCTCGTAGTACTCGagtagtataataataataataataataataataataataataataataataataataataataataataataataataataataataataataataataataataataataataataataataataataataataataataataataataataataatattaataataataataataataataataagaataacaagaataacaagaataacaacaataacaacaataacaacaataacaacaataacaacaataacaacaataacaacaataataacaataatagtaataataatagtaataataataataataataataataataataataataaaaataataataaaaataataatagtaaaaataATAATACGTCCTGGTGCATCAATCTGGCTGGGAAATTGATAAGGTTGCCTCTCCCATTTGGCAACATATTCTGAACATCAGGGATGAGTTCATTTGCAAAGTGGGTTCCATGGATGCTGCTAAACAATTATTTTCCGCCTGGAAATTGCAGGGTAAGTTACCTCTGAGGGAGGTTTACAGCATTTTCCAGGGGCCATGCTCCCATTTGCAGTGGATGAAACCCCTTTTAGATGGTATAATTGTCCCTCAACATGCTTTCATCTCTACTTTGGCTGCTCATAAAGCTCTCCCCACTGTTGATAATATCTGTAGCAGGGGTATGCTCATGGTTAACCGGTGTGTTTTGTGTGGTATGGCTATGGAGAATCATCAACATCTTTTCTTCAGTTGCTCATACTCTACCAAGGTAATGCAGGGTCTTCTGATATGGCAGGGGTATACTAGGCGTATTCTGAGTCTCAAACATGAGCTCTACAAGCTGGCTAGGTATAAATGCAAAACTTGGAGGAAGAAGTTAGCTTGTTGCGCTCTTGCTGCTGGAATTTATGGGCTATGGCATGAAAGAAACAGGCGTATTTTTGTGGGTCAATCACGTTCAGTGGAGCAGCTCTTACGTTGGATTAAATATTGTGTCTGCGTACGTATGTATGCCTGGCAAAAGGGCATACTAAGTTATGATGTATTCCATGTACTCGTAGCTTAGGGATGGGTCGCCTTGTCTTCTTTTCTTTTGTGATCAATCATGTACACTCTGTTCTTTCTTATGAATGAGAATGCtgatctctttcaaaaaaaaaataataataataattataataataataataataataataataataataataataataataataataataacctcgtccgggacactcttttcgacatctgttatagatctggtattactgcgggaaaggaggttgatatcggtttggttgatgggcatgggggctctcttcgtcctgcggatttgttgctttattcttgggacagagggcgtgatgtgtgtgttgacttgacagggtcttctcctttgactcagactgggatgacggattttgtgcctggccggattgtcgctgatgctgctcagcgtaagtgtgctaagtacggggatttgtgcgcggcagcgggttatggtttccttcctttctctttctcttcacttggggagctgggttcggatgttgttgccttgctcaagcggatccaaaaattctcggtatctcaggatgcgggggttagggtggccgcttacatttttactagacttaactttgttgttgctaagggtgtgggagcccagattgtctctcggctcctcacaaatttcatgtaaacttttattttccttttaatgAAACTGcgcgcataataataataataataataataataataataataataataataataataataataataataataataataataataataataataataataataataataataataataaatagtactccctccataccatacaaatggtaacatggtaaaaaaatgaggtttttaagaaaagagggtaaaagaaggggtaaagagggaagaaaataggtggggtatgtaattgtgggtttaattgtgagttCGTAGGTGGGGTATGAAGtgacattttatgtaaatatcaaatgggtataagaataatttggtaatgttgtgggctaaataaggaatgttatcattggtgtggtacggtcgtattaggtaagtgttgtcattggtctggtacggaggtagtataataacaataataccaataataataataataaatataataataatattttttattgttattagtaataatatattaatataatataataataatctataagtaatataaaaaataaaatagtaatataataataaatatagtaataataataataataata
Encoded here:
- the LOC141600708 gene encoding uncharacterized protein LOC141600708, whose amino-acid sequence is MDAAKQLFSAWKLQGKLPLREVYSIFQGPCSHLQWMKPLLDGIIVPQHAFISTLAAHKALPTVDNICSRGMLMVNRCVLCGMAMENHQHLFFSCSYSTKVMQGLLIWQGYTRRILSLKHELYKLARYKCKTWRKKLACCALAAGIYGLWHERNRRIFVGQSRSVEQLLRWIKYCVCVRMYAWQKGILSYDVFHVLVA